The following proteins are encoded in a genomic region of Myxococcota bacterium:
- the rplB gene encoding 50S ribosomal protein L2, with translation MPVKVYKPTSAGRRGMSVSTFSEITRSKPERSLVEGGVRKSGGRNAYGRVTSWHRGGGHKRRFRTIDFKRDKTGVPARVAAIEYDPNRSARIALLHYADGEKRYILAPLELRVGDRVEAGPNAEVAPGNAAPLSRIPLGTIVHCIEMKPGKGAQLVRSAGTGAQLMAREGDYATLRLPSGEMRMIRSVCMATIGQVGNPEHENQSIGKAGRSRWKGKRPNVRGVAMNPVDHPMGGGEGRTSGGRHPCTPWGKPTKGHKTRSKKARSNKFIVKRRGKK, from the coding sequence ATGCCGGTGAAGGTCTACAAGCCCACCTCGGCGGGACGACGCGGAATGAGCGTCTCCACGTTCTCCGAGATCACGCGCTCGAAGCCCGAGCGTTCGCTCGTCGAGGGCGGCGTGCGGAAGTCCGGCGGGCGCAACGCCTACGGGCGCGTCACGAGCTGGCACCGCGGAGGCGGCCACAAGCGGCGCTTCCGCACGATCGACTTCAAGCGCGACAAGACGGGCGTGCCGGCCCGCGTCGCGGCGATCGAGTACGACCCGAACCGGTCGGCCCGCATCGCGCTGCTGCACTATGCGGACGGCGAGAAGCGCTACATCCTCGCACCGCTCGAGCTGCGCGTCGGCGACCGCGTCGAGGCGGGCCCGAACGCGGAGGTCGCACCGGGCAACGCCGCGCCGCTCTCGCGCATCCCGCTCGGCACGATCGTGCACTGCATCGAGATGAAGCCCGGCAAGGGCGCCCAGCTCGTGCGCTCGGCCGGCACCGGCGCGCAGCTCATGGCGCGCGAGGGCGACTACGCGACGCTGCGTCTTCCGAGCGGCGAGATGCGGATGATCCGCTCGGTGTGCATGGCGACGATCGGCCAGGTCGGCAACCCGGAGCACGAGAACCAGAGCATCGGCAAGGCCGGTCGCTCGCGCTGGAAGGGCAAGCGCCCCAACGTCCGCGGCGTCGCGATGAACCCGGTCGACCATCCGATGGGCGGCGGCGAGGGCCGCACCTCCGGCGGCCGGCACCCGTGCACGCCGTGGGGCAAGCCCACGAAGGGCCACAAGACGCGCTCGAAGAAGGCGCGCTCGAACAAGTTCATCGTGAAGCGGCGAGGGAAGAAGTAA
- the rpsS gene encoding 30S ribosomal protein S19, which produces MARSLKKGPFIDVSLQKKVDAVVAGGSKQVIRTWSRRSMISPEFVGLTFHVHNGKLFVPVFVTENMVGHRLGEFSPTRKFTGHAGDKKVKR; this is translated from the coding sequence ATGGCGCGCTCGCTCAAGAAGGGCCCGTTCATCGACGTGAGCCTCCAGAAGAAGGTGGACGCCGTCGTCGCCGGCGGGAGCAAGCAGGTCATCCGGACGTGGTCGCGGCGCTCGATGATCTCGCCCGAGTTCGTCGGCCTCACCTTCCACGTGCACAACGGCAAGCTCTTCGTCCCGGTCTTCGTGACGGAGAACATGGTCGGCCACCGCCTCGGCGAGTTCTCGCCCACGCGGAAGTTCACGGGCCATGCCGGCGACAAGAAGGTGAAGCGCTGA
- the rpsQ gene encoding 30S ribosomal protein S17, whose protein sequence is MTERGRRRSVVGVVVSDKMDKTIVVRVERLVQDPRYKKYVRRYARYMAHDEANACKVGDQVRIVEHRPMSKRKRWKVQETLATATRV, encoded by the coding sequence GTGACGGAACGAGGACGGCGGCGAAGCGTGGTCGGGGTCGTGGTGAGCGACAAGATGGACAAGACCATCGTCGTGCGGGTCGAGAGGCTCGTGCAGGACCCCCGCTACAAGAAGTACGTACGACGTTATGCGCGCTACATGGCGCACGACGAGGCGAACGCGTGCAAGGTCGGAGACCAGGTGCGCATCGTCGAACATCGCCCGATGAGCAAGCGCAAGCGCTGGAAGGTCCAGGAGACGCTCGCGACGGCCACCCGGGTCTGA
- the rplN gene encoding 50S ribosomal protein L14, with the protein MIQQESRLQVADNSGARQVSCIRVLGGSKRKYASIGDVIVVAVKEAIPNARVKKGEVRKAVVVRVKKGVNRPDGSIIRFDENAAVLIDNQREPVGTRIFGPVARELRGRGFMKIISLAPEVL; encoded by the coding sequence ATGATTCAGCAGGAGTCCAGGCTCCAGGTCGCGGACAACTCGGGCGCGCGCCAGGTGTCGTGCATCCGCGTGCTCGGCGGCTCGAAGCGCAAGTACGCCTCGATCGGCGACGTGATCGTCGTCGCCGTCAAGGAGGCGATCCCGAACGCGCGCGTGAAGAAGGGCGAGGTGCGCAAGGCGGTCGTCGTGCGCGTGAAGAAGGGCGTGAACCGCCCCGACGGCTCGATCATCCGCTTCGACGAGAACGCGGCGGTGCTGATCGACAACCAGAGGGAGCCGGTCGGGACGCGCATCTTCGGGCCCGTCGCGCGCGAGCTCCGCGGGCGCGGGTTCATGAAGATCATCTCGCTGGCGCCGGAGGTGCTGTAG
- the rpmC gene encoding 50S ribosomal protein L29, whose translation MKASELRGLSLDELEQKVKDQRKVFFDAKLRHVTGQLENTAQLKTLKREIARVETVLREKREGQQ comes from the coding sequence ATGAAGGCTTCGGAGCTCCGCGGCCTCTCGCTCGACGAGCTGGAGCAGAAGGTGAAGGACCAGCGCAAGGTGTTCTTCGACGCCAAGCTCCGCCACGTGACGGGGCAGCTCGAGAACACGGCACAGCTCAAGACACTCAAGCGGGAGATCGCTCGCGTGGAGACCGTTCTCCGCGAAAAGCGCGAGGGACAGCAGTGA
- the rplP gene encoding 50S ribosomal protein L16: MLQPKKVKHRKMFKGRNRGAASRGTELAFGDFGLQALGNAFITARQIEAARIAMTRHVKRGGKVWIRVFPDKPITKKPAETRMGKGKGNPELWVAPVKRGRMLYEMEGVSVEIAREAMRLAAHKLPVACRFVVREES, from the coding sequence ATGCTGCAACCGAAGAAGGTCAAGCACCGCAAGATGTTCAAGGGGCGCAACCGCGGCGCGGCGAGCCGCGGCACCGAGCTCGCCTTCGGCGACTTCGGGCTCCAGGCGCTCGGCAACGCGTTCATCACCGCGCGCCAGATCGAAGCGGCCCGCATCGCGATGACCCGCCACGTGAAGCGCGGCGGCAAGGTGTGGATCCGCGTCTTCCCGGACAAGCCCATCACGAAGAAGCCGGCCGAGACGCGCATGGGCAAGGGCAAGGGCAACCCCGAGCTGTGGGTCGCCCCGGTGAAGCGGGGCCGGATGCTCTACGAGATGGAGGGCGTGTCCGTCGAGATCGCGCGCGAAGCGATGCGACTGGCGGCGCACAAGCTCCCCGTCGCGTGCCGCTTCGTCGTGCGGGAGGAGTCGTGA
- the rplW gene encoding 50S ribosomal protein L23: protein MNAHQIIRRPIVTEKSSLGREVENVVTFAVDPRANKHEIARAVEELFDVKVVGVHTMRQPRKTRRLGRYVGFKPEWKKAIVKLAEGQSIEFFEGV from the coding sequence GTGAACGCCCACCAGATCATCCGCCGTCCGATCGTGACGGAGAAGAGCAGCCTCGGTCGCGAGGTCGAGAACGTCGTGACGTTCGCGGTCGATCCGCGCGCCAACAAGCACGAGATCGCGCGCGCCGTCGAGGAGCTCTTCGACGTGAAGGTCGTCGGCGTGCACACGATGCGGCAGCCGCGCAAGACGCGACGGCTGGGCAGGTACGTCGGCTTCAAGCCGGAGTGGAAGAAGGCGATCGTGAAGCTGGCCGAGGGCCAGTCGATCGAGTTCTTCGAGGGAGTGTGA
- the rplV gene encoding 50S ribosomal protein L22: MDVSARLNGYRISARKARLVADQIRGRGVEDALNILAVSNKKFSQPLEKLVRSAVANAEQHNETKSAGIDIDNLVVAKVTVDEGPSMWRIRPRAQGRATWVQKRSSNVTVVLSER; encoded by the coding sequence ATGGACGTCTCCGCCCGACTCAACGGCTACCGGATCAGCGCGCGCAAGGCGCGGCTCGTCGCGGACCAGATCCGCGGACGCGGCGTCGAGGACGCGCTGAACATCCTGGCCGTCTCGAACAAGAAGTTCTCCCAGCCGCTCGAGAAGCTCGTGCGCTCCGCGGTCGCCAACGCCGAGCAGCACAACGAGACGAAGAGCGCGGGAATCGACATCGACAACCTCGTCGTCGCGAAGGTGACCGTCGACGAGGGTCCGAGCATGTGGCGCATCCGCCCGCGCGCGCAGGGGCGCGCGACCTGGGTCCAGAAGCGCAGCAGCAACGTCACGGTCGTGCTGTCCGAGCGCTGA
- the rpsC gene encoding 30S ribosomal protein S3, with protein sequence MGQKVHPYGFRLGTLYGWQSNWFAGKNYAEQLHEDLAIRKFIKKKLYHAGISKVVIERTGDKVVVNIHTARPGILIGKRGAEVETLRKELGSLTPRDVFINIKEIRKAELDAQLVAENIALQLERRVAFRRAMKKSMTSTMKFGAKGIRIQCSGRLGGAEMGRREWYRDGRVPLHTLRADIEYGLAEAKTTYGVIGVKCWIFKGDVSDRELRKGPLASRVDGDVAAR encoded by the coding sequence GTGGGACAGAAGGTCCATCCCTACGGCTTCCGACTCGGCACCCTCTACGGGTGGCAGTCGAACTGGTTCGCGGGAAAGAACTACGCGGAGCAGCTGCACGAGGATCTCGCGATCCGGAAGTTCATCAAGAAGAAGCTCTATCACGCCGGCATCTCGAAGGTCGTGATCGAGCGGACGGGCGACAAGGTCGTCGTGAACATCCACACCGCGCGGCCCGGCATCCTGATCGGGAAGCGCGGCGCCGAGGTGGAGACGCTGCGCAAGGAGCTCGGCTCGCTCACGCCGCGCGACGTCTTCATCAACATCAAGGAGATCCGCAAGGCGGAGCTCGACGCGCAGCTCGTCGCGGAGAACATCGCGCTCCAGCTCGAGCGCCGCGTGGCGTTCCGGCGCGCGATGAAGAAGTCGATGACGTCGACGATGAAGTTCGGCGCCAAGGGCATCCGCATCCAGTGCTCGGGCCGCCTCGGCGGCGCGGAGATGGGCCGGCGCGAGTGGTACCGCGACGGGCGCGTCCCGCTGCACACGCTGCGCGCCGACATCGAGTACGGCCTCGCCGAGGCGAAGACGACGTACGGCGTGATCGGCGTGAAGTGCTGGATCTTCAAGGGCGACGTGAGCGACCGCGAGCTGCGCAAGGGGCCGCTGGCCTCGCGCGTCGACGGCGACGTGGCGGCGAGGTAG